In Brassica rapa cultivar Chiifu-401-42 chromosome A06, CAAS_Brap_v3.01, whole genome shotgun sequence, a single window of DNA contains:
- the LOC103827537 gene encoding serine/threonine-protein kinase BRI1-like 2, protein MTNPPNRVWIQISFIFLLIHVSLSSSSDQPSIKTDALSLLSFKAMIQDDPNNILSTWTPRKSPCQFSGVTCLAGRVSEINLSGSGLSGTVSFNAFTSLDALSVLKLSENFFILNSTSLLLLPLSLTNLELSSSGLVGILPENFFSKYPNFISITLSYNNFTGKLPEDLFLGSKKLQTLDLSYNNITGSISGLTIPLSSCVSLSSLDLSGNSISGYVPVSLTNCTNLKSLNLSHNNFDGQIPKSLGELKSLQSLDLSHNRLTGWIPPEIGDACGSLQNLRISYNNVTGVIPDSLSACSLLQTLDLSNNNISGPFPDKILRSFGSLQILLLSNNFISGEFPTTLSACKSLRIVDFSSNRFSGVIPPDLCPGAGSLEELRIPDNLVTGEIPPAISQCSELRTIDLSLNYLNGTIPPEIGDLQKLEQFIAWYNNLAGKIPPEIGKLQNLKDLILNNNQLTGEIPPEFFNCSNVEWISFTSNRLTGEVPKDFGVLSRLAVLQLGNNNFTGQIPSELGKCTTLVWLDLNTNHLTGEIPPRLGRQPGSKALSGLLSGNTMAFVRNVGNSCKGVGGLVEFSGIRPERLLQIPSLKSCDFTRMYSGPILSLFTRYQTIEYLDLSYNQLRGKIPYEIGEMIALQVLELSHNQLSGEIPFTIGQLKNLGVFDASDNRLQGQIPESFSNLSFLVQIDLSNNELTGPIPQRGQLSTLPASQYADNPGLCGVPLPECKNGNNQLPAGPEEEKRAKHGTTAASWANSIVLGVLISAASVCILIVWAIAVRARKRDAEDAKMLHSLQAVNSATTWKIEKEKEPLSINVATFQRQLRKLKFSQLIEATNGFSAASMIGHGGFGEVFKATLKDGTSVAIKKLIRLSCQGDREFMAEMETLGKIKHRNLVPLLGYCKIGEERLLVYEFMQYGSLEEVLHGPRTGEKRRILSWEERKKIAKGAAKGLCFLHHNCIPHIIHRDMKSSNVLLDHEMEARVSDFGMARLISALDTHLSVSTLAGTPGYVPPEYYQSFRCTSKGDVYSIGVVMLEILSGKRPTDKDEFGDTNLVGWSKMKAREGKHMDVIDEDLLSVKEGSETQEGYGGVIVKEMLRYLEIALRCVDDFPSKRPNMLQVVALLRELRGSENNSHSNSS, encoded by the coding sequence ATGACGAATCCACCAAACCGGGTTTGGATCCAAATCTCCTTCATCTTCCTCCTTATCCATGTCTCTCTATCTTCTTCCTCCGACCAGCCTTCTATCAAAACCGATGCACTATCACTCCTCTCCTTCAAAGCAATGATACAAGACGATCCAAACAACATTCTCTCAACTTGGACCCCTAGAAAGTCCCCTTGTCAATTCTCTGGCGTCACTTGTCTCGCTGGAAGAGTCTCTGAGATTAACCTCTCCGGTAGTGGTCTCTCCGGGACCGTTTCTTTCAACGCTTTCACCTCTCTTGATGCTCTCTCAGTTCTTAAACTCTCTGAGAACTTCTTCATTTTAAACTCAacctctcttcttctccttccccTGAGCTTAACCAACCTCGAGCTCTCCTCCTCCGGTTTAGTCGGAATCCTCCCTGAAAACTTCTTCTCCAAATACCCAAATTTCATCTCCATCACTCTCTCTTACAACAACTTCACCGGGAAGTTACCCGAAGATCTTTTCTTAGGAAGCAAGAAACTCCAAACCCTTGATCTTTCTTACAACAACATAACCGGTTCAATCTCCGGTTTAACAATCCCTCTCTCCTCATGCGTCTCCTTGTCGTCCCTCGACCTCTCCGGGAACAGTATCTCCGGCTACGTCCCTGTCTCGCTTACCAACTGCACCAACCTCAAAAGCTTGAACCTTTCTCACAACAACTTCGACGGGCAGATTCCAAAGTCCCTCGGCGAGCTAAAAAGCTTACAAAGTCTGGATCTTTCGCACAACCGGCTCACCGGTTGGATCCCGCCGGAGATCGGAGACGCTTGCGGGTCGTTACAAAACCTCAGGATTTCTTACAACAACGTAACCGGCGTGATCCCTGATTCCTTGTCTGCATGTTCTTTGCTACAGACTCTTGACCTCTCCAACAACAACATCTCCGGTCCGTTCCCGGACAAGATCCTCCGGAGCTTCGGATCTCTTCAAATATTGCTTCTCAGCAACAACTTCATATCCGGTGAGTTTCCGACGACGCTCTCTGCTTGCAAGAGCCTCAGAATCGTTGACTTCAGCTCGAACCGATTCTCCGGCGTGATTCCGCCGGACTTATGTCCCGGAGCAGGTTCGTTAGAGGAGCTGAGAATCCCGGATAACCTCGTCACCGGAGAGATACCTCCGGCGATATCTCAGTGCTCGGAGCTCCGAACGATTGATCTAAGTCTCAACTATCTCAACGGAACAATCCCGCCGGAGATCGGAGACCTCCAGAAACTCGAGCAGTTCATCGCATGGTACAACAACCTCGCCGGAAAAATCCCGCCGGAGATCGGAAAATTACAGAACCTCAAAGATCTCATCCTCAACAACAATCAACTCACCGGAGAGATCCCACCGGAGTTTTTCAACTGCAGCAACGTCGAGTGGATCTCCTTCACGAGCAACCGGTTAACCGGAGAAGTCCCTAAAGACTTCGGGGTCCTTTCCCGGTTAGCTGTTCTTCAGCTCGGAAACAACAACTTCACCGGACAAATCCCTTCAGAGCTAGGGAAGTGCACAACACTTGTCTGGCTTGATCTCAACACAAATCACTTAACCGGAGAAATCCCTCCCCGGTTAGGTCGTCAACCCGGTTCAAAAGCTCTTTCCGGTTTACTCTCTGGCAACACAATGGCCTTCGTTAGAAACGTTGGGAACTCATGTAAAGGTGTTGGAGGTTTGGTGGAGTTCTCAGGGATCAGACCAGAGAGGCTTCTTCAGATACCGTCTCTTAAGAGCTGTGACTTCACGAGAATGTATTCAGGTCCGATCTTGAGTCTCTTCACAAGATACCAAACCATTGAGTATCTTGATCTCTCTTATAACCAGCTCCGAGGTAAGATTCCATATGAGATCGGAGAAATGATCGCTCTTCAAGTCCTTGAGCTTTCTCATAACCAACTCTCCGGCGAGATTCCTTTCACCATCGGTCAGCTCAAGAACCTCGGCGTGTTCGATGCCTCGGATAATCGCTTGCAGGGTCAAATCCCTGAATCATTCTCCAACTTGTCTTTCTTGGTGCAGATTGATTTGTCTAACAACGAGTTGACCGGTCCGATCCCACAGAGAGGTCAGCTTAGCACGCTTCCGGCGAGCCAGTACGCGGATAACCCGGGACTCTGCGGTGTTCCTTTACCGGAATGTAAAAACGGGAACAATCAGCTACCCGCGGGACCGGAGGAAGAGAAACGTGCTAAGCACGGTACAACAGCGGCTTCTTGGGCGAATAGCATTGTTCTTGGAGTGTTGATATCCGCTGCGTCGGTTTGTATTCTGATAGTTTGGGCTATCGCGGTTCGTGCGAGGAAGCGAGACGCGGAAGATGCGAAGATGCTTCACAGTTTGCAAGCAGTTAACTCAGCCACAACTTGGAAGATTGAGAAGGAGAAAGAGCCGTTGAGTATTAACGTCGCGACGTTTCAAAGACAGTTGAGGAAGCTTAAGTTTTCGCAGCTTATCGAGGCGACAAACGGCTTCTCGGCCGCGAGTATGATCGGACACGGCGGGTTTGGTGAGGTTTTCAAGGCCACGCTTAAAGATGGAACATCCGTGGCAATCAAGAAACTGATTAGGTTAAGTTGTCAAGGAGATAGGGAGTTTATGGCGGAGATGGAAACCCTAGGGAAGATCAAACACCGAAACCTCGTACCGCTCTTGGGATACTGTAAGATCGGGGAAGAGAGACTACTCGTGTACGAGTTTATGCAATACGGTAGCCTCGAGGAGGTGCTTCACGGGCCAAGAACGGGCGAAAAGAGAAGGATCTTGAGCTGGGAAGAGCGCAAAAAGATTGCGAAAGGAGCAGCCAAAGGACTATGCTTTTTGCATCATAATTGTATACCTCATATAATCCACCGTGATATGAAATCAAGCAACGTGCTTCTCGACCACGAGATGGAAGCTAGGGTTTCGGATTTTGGAATGGCGAGGCTGATCAGCGCTTTAGACACGCATTTGAGTGTGAGTACCTTGGCTGGCACGCCAGGTTACGTGCCACCAGAGTATTACCAGAGTTTTAGATGTACTTCTAAAGGTGATGTGTACTCAATAGGAGTAGTGATGCTTGAGATATTGAGCGGGAAAAGACCGACCGATAAAGATGAGTTTGGTGATACGAATTTGGTCGGTTGGTCGAAGATGAAGGCGAGAGAAGGGAAGCATATGGATGTGATTGATGAAGACCTTCTGAGTGTTAAAGAAGGTTCGGAGACTCAAGAAGGTTATGGAGGAGTGATTGTGAAAGAAATGTTGAGGTATTTGGAGATAGCTTTACGGTGCGTTGATGATTTTCCGTCAAAGCGGCCTAATATGTTACAAGTGGTTGCTCTGTTGAGGGAGCTTCGTGGGAGTGAAAATAACAGTCACAGTAACAGCTCGTAA